The sequence GATAAAGAAGTTGATGCAGAGAGGGTTGCTTGATCCTGAAAAAGTTGATCCTTTTTCACTTTTTGTTGAGAGCGGAAATATAACATATTGCTTATATAAAGATTCTGAAAGGATTCTTGGAAATACATTTGGAATGTGCATCTTACAGGTTTGTTGTTGCAAATTACTGGTAGATATTGCAATTAGCTTGCTCTTGTTTCTTacctcttaatatttttttattactttctTTTGCTAATGGAGTTGGTACATTCTTGTAGGATTTTGAGGCATTGACACCTAACCTTCTTGCAAGAACTATCGAGACAGTGGAGGGTGGTGGGCTCATAATCTTGTTGCTCCGATCTCTTTCCTCTCTTACCAGTCTCTACACCATGGTCATGGTAATCTTCAGAGCGACCATAACTTGTAATTGAATGAATTCTCTTGTTCTTGTTTAATACTGATTAAGGATTTCTGAACTGAACATGTGATGGTCTATTCGGTACCATGTAGGTACATGACCTCTTGTTTCAGTACCTATATTTAGCCTGATTCATCATTTCCTGTGCAGCCAATCTAAAGGAGCCTTTATTTGTCACATTCTGTTATAAATATCACTTCCcaagggattttttttttgttggcacTCTCTTTATTTAGTTTGCCGTGGATCTTtgcccctttttttctttttatatttctgATATTTTTGttctaataaattattttttaaaatttaggtaCCTTCTTAATTTATGATATGTTTTTTTCCCTAAGTTTTGTTATTCTCTTTAATGCATTTTGCATCTCCTAAGTTGTTTTCAGAGTTTATATTTGTGAAATTTAACAGGTATCTAACTTTCAGCTTTTAGAATGTCCTTGATGCATCATTTGCACTTAAGAAATAGTTTGAAATAGGATTTATGCACTTTATGCCTTTTTGGTGGACTTCTTATCTTTTTTGATCTTTTTGTCCCTTGGTTTCAGACGTTAGCTGTTTAACCTTTTTATTCATCTCTCGGTTTCAGGATGTACACGAGAGATTCCGAACCGAGTCTCATTCTCATGCAGCTGCACGGTTCAATGAAAGGTTCTTGCTGTCTATTGCCTTATGCAAGGCATGTGTTATAATGGATGATGAGCTTAACATTTTACCAATATCGTCTCATATAAGATCAATTCAGTCTGTATCAATCACGGAGGTATGATTGTCTCGAATATTTTTGAGCCATTTCTTGGAATTTGGATGTTGGTGCATCCTATTGGCATGTGCTCACATATAATATTTTGCATATTGCTGATTAAGTTCATCAACAACGGACACCATAATGCATGGATTGCAGTCTCTTGTTCATGTGGCTTCGTTTTGTTATTTGAGAATTCCATCAGTTCTTATTCTGTGGTTTTCCTAAATGCTGAAGGATCCTGAGGGCTTATCTGAAAGGGAGCGGGAATTAAAGAATCTCAAGGACCAATTTCATGACGATTTTCCTGTTGGTCCGCTGATTGGGAAGTGTTGTACGATGGACCAGGTAAAGACTGTGGATGCCCAGATAATTTTATCTATTACCTCGTTTCTAGTTTGTTTGATTTGAGTGATACATGAATCTGTAACCATACAGGGAAAAGCTGTTATTACTTTTCTTGATGCTATTCTTGACAAAACACTACGAAGTACTGTTGCTTTGATAGCTGCTCGAGGGCGTGGAAAATCTGCTGCTCTGGGCCTTGCAGTCGCTGGAGCTGTTGCTGCAGGGTTACATTTATAACCCATTTATACTTCATTATTCTTTTTTACTCAAACTTTTACCTGTTGCCTACTTGTCTTCTCATTTAGGTACTCCAATATATTTGTCACCGCACCCAGCCCAGAGAATCTCAAGACCTTGTTTGAGTTTGTTTGTAAGGGGATCAATGCATTGGAATACAAGGTTTGCAGATTTTTCATtttagatagcaattctttgctgtgACATCATCAGACATCATAGGACGTTTGGAATACCCAGTCTTGCACACATTTGTCTTATTACTTTTCTCTATTCATTATCCCAAAGAACCACGCTGACATCATCTGACAGTTGATATTCAGATTTTGTGATTTTGGTATAAAAAATTGCAAGTGATGCAACAATTTTTATCTCATATTGTTATGCATTATAGATGAGTAaaatcttttgtttttttattattctaagCATTTTAATCTTTTTTCCCTTTCAAATAGACCAAATTGGAATTGCCAAATCTTGATTTTAAATTGTTGAGAATTTTTATTCTTACATGTAAAATTGTCAAAGTAGCTGGCCAAAAATTTGGTGTATGCTTTGCCATACTTATGCCTTATCACATCATATGGAAATCAGGTATTGGTGTATGCTTCGTAGTTGGCATGTGAAGATATGGTTCTTGTCTGATGACAGTGTATAACATTTTAATGACTGATTAATCTTTATCTTGTCAGTATCGATTAAAATTTCCATTATGCCTACTTTTCAATTTCATGGTTTGCTTCGACAAACTTGATAACCTTTCCTTCTGCTCTGTGCATCTGATGTATATTTTGCTTTTCTTGTATCTGGTACTTTGTTCTGGTTTACATTCTAATTTAAACTTGattgatcattttgtttgttactTTTTTTTAATGTAACATTGGATTGCTTTTAGGAACATTTACACTATGACCTGGTGAAGAGTGCTGATCCTGAATTGAAGAAAGCAACAATTCAGATAAATATCTATAAGCAACATCGCCAGACGATTCAGGTGATATAATATTGCTCTGTTTTTTTGTTATTGTAATTAAATTTTATTCTGTTTTTACTGGGTTGTTTTGTTACTTCTAGAATATATTTTTTGAGGGGAAGTAGTCATGATGGGAGAAATTTCTTATATAGGCTTTTAGAACTAATTGTTCATATATTACATGTAGATGTTTTCTTAGTGAAGAAGTGCATTAAGTTTCAATGGCACTAAGTCTTTTCATGTTAAGGATATTTCTAAATGAGTTTTGCTATGTTTTTTTCTTCTAAATATGAACCTTACGAGCTAATGACTCCACCCATCTAAGCAAGATGTTCTTTTGGACAGTACTTGAGGCCACATGACCATGCAAAGCTCTCTCAAGTTGAGCTCCTAGTTGTTGATGAAGCTGCTGCTATTCCATTACCCATTGTAAAATCCTTGCTTGGACCTTATCTGGTCTTCCTCTCATCTACTGTCAATGGGTATGATATGCCATCTTAAGTTGTCATGTCCGTGCCATTGTTTACCATTGATTTATTATACATTTGGACAAATGTACAATAAGTTGATGTAATAACCGGTTATTGTATCTTTTTCATTAAGCTATGAAGGAACTGGTCGGTCTTTGTCACTAAAGCTTCTTCAGCAATTAGAATCACAAAGCCAAATGCCTAGTCAGGGTGCTGATGGCAATCATTCTGGTAAAGTTAATGATTTTCGATTATTTGTGATGTTTATTTGGAGCATTTCCTGCATATTTCAAGCTAGTTTAATAGGAACCAAAAAATAGTCGTGTTGTCTTTGTGAAGAACTCCGCTGTGATATATAAGGTTTGCTGAGACAAGCTTGGTTAGCTATCAAAGGGGGCTGGTCACATCAAATATGATATGGTTCTGTTGTTGTCAGCTTCATTATTGTCTAAATCTTCAATGCAAAAAAAGGTCTAAATCTTTCATaagaatatttatcatgatattgaGTATATATTTTATGTTCGGTAATCTTCTGCAAAATAAGATCATTGCTATGCCTCTTTCATATCATTTCCTTGTATTTCTTCCAGTTGCTTCTTTCTTAGTGTAGATCTGACGAGTTCAAATATCGTGTAGTGAATAATTAGTAGACATGCTGTTGGATGACATAAGATAGGGATGACGATCAAAGAAAGTATTGGTGTAGAGGATATGTTGGCCCTTGGTCTTGAGGACCTGGTCCTTGGTAGCTAACAATGGTGCATGAAATACTTCTTGATGTGGCGACATAAAACTAGTTACTGTTACTGACATGGGCAAGGGGCTCATCTTGGCAAGGCATAAAAGAAGGCTCTGACTCAAGATTGGAGTTGGTGGTTACAGTTCATGTTATTTTTTGCAAGCTTTATGGAACACAAGTTATCTTCCTTTAACTTTATTGTTATGTGGTCGTCAATACATTTTGATTGTTAGCTTATCTTCTCATTCAATTCATTTGATGTTACAGGAAAAACAATTATACAGTAGTCCTAGAATTCCTTTTAGTTTTTACTTGGCAATGGCTGCACAAGTTGTCATGTCTCATGTTCTTCTCCATAGTTCATAACTTCATATATACAGTCCCTTTATGGTATAAACTTGATGCATTTACCCATTGTTTCATTTGTTAAGCATTTCATTTAGATGCTTAAGCCCAAACAGTTGGTATATGTGTAGTTCTTGAAGCAGCATATCTTGTACCATCTTCACTATTAAGTTTAATGACCTTGAAGTGGAAATGCTAATTGGTGCTTCTCTGCTTTGCCTACTTTATGTTGTCATTGTTTTGCACTATTGGCATGCAAGTAGAAAGCAACTTTCTTGAAAGTACATGTTCAAAAGGTAATCATCTGGAGTAGTTTTCGATATCAAATTGAAGTGTTTCTTTTAGGTTTTATTATGCAAGTTTAAATGTGTGTAGGGAATTATGGAATGAGCTTTAGAGCtttaccttttctttttgttattgcTCTTTGGTTTTGACCTTTACGTCTTTAATTTTAGGTAGGCTTTTCAAAAAGGTTGAATTGAATGAATCTATCAGATATGCCTCTGGGGATCCAATTGAGTCTTGGCTCAATGGTTTGCTTTGCTTGGATGTTGCAAGTTATATTCCAAATATTAGCAGGTCAGTGTCATGTTACTGAAAGCTAGACCATGTCATGTTGTTCTCATTTTTATCATTAACGTTTCTCTATCATTACAGACTACCACATCCAAGTGAGTGTGATCTTTATTATGTCAATCGAGACACACTTTTTTCATATCACAAAGAAAGTGAGATATTTTTACAGGTAGCCAATAAAGTTTATGCTTCAATTTCTTCCAATGCTTAGAGTTCAAACTAAcatatgtataattttatatttcagcGCATGATGGCCCTTTATGTTGCCTCCCACTATAAAAATTCACCTAATGACTTGCAACTGATGGCTGATGCTCCATCTCACCACTTGTTTGTGTTGCTTGGTATGGTTTGCTTGTTGTTGGTACCGATTACATTTAGCCAAAAAGGCGCGTAAGTGCTTGTCCTAATATTCGTTTGCTGACTGCACCTGTTTGCTGTATCTTTTTGCAGGTCCTGTTGATGAATCAAAAAATCATCTTCCAGATATTTTATGTGTTATTCAGGTTGATCTGTGCATTTTACCGATCATACCTGTGTGACATGTTTTAATGCTCTTTTAGTtcaaagtaataaaaaaataaattttagattttgatagaaaaacTTGACTGATGTGACCTGAAGTATCATGTCACATTAATATCCATCAAACGTGGATTTTCTTTTTGCGTTGATTTTAAGTGTTCACATATTTTAAGGCCCTTGAAATCAGCTTGTCCCTAGGGCTTAAGTTCCTCTAATGTCCCAAGTGTCATGTTTTCTGGTGGAGTCACATAATTAATAGAAAAAGTGTCTGTTTTTCTAGTGGAGTTACAGAGCATAAGAATTTGTTTTGATAATTTTCATTTATGTTGATTTTAGGTCAAGTAGAATGGCACTTAAGTTGACTTAGTTATTACACAAGAAGTCAATGTTTTTGCAGAATCTTAGCTTTTATCAACTTGGAATAACTCACAAAAGTAAAGTCCTCTGCCAATTGATTTTTATGCTAAACATTGTACATTGAGATATTTCTTTCCGGTTTCAACCATACAGATCATGTTTCATGACTAGTCATAGGTTGGAAGGCAATTTTCTCTTGAATGAACATGCAAATTTACCTTATTTCATATAATTTTCAGGTTTGCCTTGAAGGACAAATATCACGTAAGTCTGCAATAAAAAGTTTAAGCGAGGGCCGCCAACCTTTTGGTGATCAGATACCTTGGAAGTTTTGCGAACAATTTCAAGATAATGTCTTCCCTACTCTCTCTGGAGCTCGAATAGTGCGCATCGCAGTACATCCAAGTGCCTTGAGGGTAATTTGCgtagcttttttttttgttccatgTTTATTACTTTCATACTCTGTTTATGAAACATTATCATGTTGATTGTTGCAGCTTGGATATGGCTCAACTGCCGTGGATCTACTAACAAGGTCTGATTTCCTGTTATTTCTATTTTCATTGTTCTTAATTCTTCAGTTTTCTTATTTGATGTTAGATGTGCATTATGAAACACCTTAATCATCTTCTTCCTTCCAAAATGTGGTGTTAGGCTGACTAATCTTAAAGCATGATTTCAGATACTGTTTGGATCATTGCATACTAACTGGTGTAGGAACATAAAGTTTGGTACTGCTTGGTATTCATTTGTTAAATATTTTCTGTAATACCTGGTGGTACATGTTGATTTATCACTTGGTTTACCAGTACCATACCAATCGGACTAATTAttgaaatcagcatctgaatgggTATTAAAACCTTTCCTAAAAGGATTATCATTGGAAACCTTGCTGAAAATTGACAGACAAGTGCTTGCAACTCTCAAAGGTTGACTCAGTAGCCATAGGGCATCTCTTTGTTGTAGGAATTGATGAATGGGCCTATAAGTGGTATGTCAAGTAATGCATGGAAAGGCTTAGTATGTTCTACTAAGGTTTCATTTCATTGCCTAGCAGGCCACCAGCTTGAAATAGTTATCTTCTGTCCCTCCTAAGATTGATAATTGTGATGGTGCCACAATAGAGGTAAATTGTCAGATTTCATGGTGGATCTTGCATAAAATAGTCTACATATACTAAGAGTTAGTCTACGGGGGTTGAAAGTATGCAAGGCATATGTGTTGGTCTTGAGAACATATGGACAATAGTGATGTAAATTATCTGTGATAATCATATTCATTTCATCATGTGAGTGACATCATGAAGCAACATTTGGAATAACAAAAGACTTTTTTCTTGCTTATCTcataaattttccttcctttctctttGTATTGCCCCTTGTGGGTCTTTGTTTGTTTACAAGTTACTATATGTAAATGTTCGATCTTTTTGTTAAGTTGAACTGAATTATAGTGAAGCTTAAACCACAAGTCAGAGAAATTTGTGTTTATAAAATTGTTCTGTCATCAGATATTATGAAGGACAGCTTGCTCATTTTGCTGAGGAAGATGCTGAGCAAGTTGAGGAGCTTAAAGTCAGAGTGACTGAAGCTGCAGAGAAGGTTGAAATTTCAACTAAATTGGTTTCATCTAGTTCCCTACCACAGTCCATGCAAGCATTTGTAAAAAGAATCATCTGTTTTTTTCGGTGTTTCTGTCATCCATGATGAGTGACTCTGAGGAGGTCTGGGTATTCTATGGAAATCAGAAAATTAGATTTAGGCTTTTGTCTTGCAATCGACTTAAGGCTAGTTCTCTTTCGGAATTGAAGAAGCACCAGAATGCTTATTTTACATatttaatattcttttttttctgtTGCACGATAAGTTCTGAATTTCCTTTTTGTGCTTCAAGTCAAGAAAATTTGCTCTTAAATCTGTTAGCTAGCTTTAATTTGTTTTCTTTCGTGCCAGGCAGTCATTTGTTTTCTGATGCACATTTGATGGTCTCTCTACTGAATTCTGCCGTATATGCAGGTTTCCTTATTAGAAGAAAACATAAAGCCCAGAGCAAATCTTCCACCTCTCCTCGTTCATCTTCATGAGAGACATCCAGAAAAGCTTCACTATATTGGTGTCTCTTTTGGACTTACTTTGGATCTTTTTCGCTTCTGGAGAAAGCATAAATTTTTTCCATTCTATGTTGGCCAGATTCCAGTTATGATTTGCTCACAAAATATTCTATTATCCTAGCACCATATGTTCTCTCATAATTTTGTTTGTGCATAATTTtactcatttatttatttttatgtgtaTCAGAGTGCTGTCACTGGTGAGCACACATGCATGCTCTTGAAACCACTGAACAATGATGACGTTGAAGTTGGTGAGTCTGGTGAACATGGTTTTCTTGAGCCTTTTTATCAAGGTGAGATACCAAAGAAGTGCACCTTATATTTTCCCTGTTTGATTTCATTATAAGTAAAATATGTTTATGATGTTACTCTAGACTTCAGGCGGCGATTTCTGCGTCTTTTGGGTACCACATGTCATAAATTTGATTATAAACTTGCAATGAGGTTAGTTCAGATATTCAGCTTTCTTCCAATGATATATTCTAGCCATATGCTTATACTATGATTGTCTATGTTGTCTAGTGTTTTGGCATCAAAGATAAATTTTGCAGAGCAGGAACATGAATTGACTGTCATGAATGGTGACTTGAAGCCCATGAATAACCTATTGTCCCCTCATGATATGAAGCGACTTGAAGCATATACAAATAATTGTGTTGACTATCACATGGTAAGAGTTTCGAGTAcactttttctttatatgttataTCTAGTGGTCTATGTTGCATTTTTAACCACTTGTACCAACAGCCATCTGTCATACACTGTAAGTTCCAACTATTTGGTGTTGGGTAAATTGTACATAATAGTGATAGTGTGTTACCACCATTGAGTTGTTGACAAGAGCATTATCACTTGGTAAACTAAGAGCTGTCAAATTTTAAATGTCTTTGATAAAGTTTTACTTGGTATACCTCTTTGTCTTTGCACTACTAATCTGAAGGGTCTCGTGTGGCTTAAATAGTATATCTTTTTTGGGCATGTCTAAACTCAAATTGATTGCTCCCTGGTCAGATTGAATGTTTATTGATCCAACACATACTTGAATAGACTATCTTAATTGTTTGAGTGAAAATatttctattttttaaaaaaaatgaagttaATGAACTAAGTGTCTAGCTTAACATCCTTATTGATGACACTAATCTTTTAGATTTTGTGTTGTTTCCAAATTATCCAACATTGACTTCTCTATTCTTTTGTCCACTTTTGGGTTGCAGGACATCAAACAAAGATATAAGTGAAGGGGTTTTGATGAATGATGTTTGTTTGATTTTTCTTTGAAATCTATGACAGTCATAAGAACCATACATCTAAACTTACATAATGAAAGTTGTCCATTTTGCATCATGTAGATTCTAGACCTAGTGCCTATCCTCGCACATCAGTATTTCCAAGGCAATATTCCGGTCACATTGTCTCCTGTGCAAGCCTCCGTGTTATTCTGCATAGGCTTGCAGAACAAGGATGTTGGAGACATCAAGGTCAGTTCACTGATAATTTAGGTTACAAATTTATTTGCATTTGAAACCTTGTGAActttgttctttctttttgtgGATCAACAGGAAGAAATGAAGCTAGAAAGAGAACAAATACTATCTTTGTTTATtaaagtgatgaagaagttatacAATCATCTTTACAATGTTGTAGCCAGGGAGATCGATGAAACATTACCCCGGCTTAAGGTAGtaagttgttgttattattaattGTCGTTTATCATTCTGTAATTCTTGACAAGAGGTAATATCGACATTTGTCAAGTATGAACAACATGGTACAACATAGATGTCTTTGTATTAGCATTTCATCAAGGGATACCTAAGGAGTTTAAAGTGTTGCTCCAGCCAATCCTTTGTGGATAATTTCTAGAGGGCAGTGGCCCAAGGGTCAGAAACAATTGCAATAAAATAAGCTAACAGTTGGCCATAGCTGCACAGCTGATGTATAATTACATGTTCACCTCATCTTCATGGAGAAACTATAATTACATGTTCTCTAATCTTGAATGAGTTAGTGTATGTGAAAGGAAAAACATAACAGTAGCGGAATTATTATTATGTgaggacattaaaaaaaaatgaaaattttagatTGTGATTAGTCTTTTGATATCAGATATGTGGAGGACTACAGATGAATCATGGCAAATTTGTAGGTGTATTTGATGAATGACTGATCTTCCATTAATGAATAAGATCTATGGTTTCTTGTTATGCTAATTGAAGATGACATCTATTTTATCTATGTAACGAGAAGGGGTTTTTCCGGAACACTTTACACTCTTTCTAGATCTGCAAGTTTCATGGAGTAGTGATAGTGTTGTCCACATCTATTAACAAATTTAACTCCATTCTAGATTCTTGTATTTGTTAATTTGCTAATGGAGATCATATCCTCATTAGAACTTTTCTTCGTCAAGTTTTCTACTTCGAGATAGTATCTCGCTTTCTTTTAAAAAGTGTCTTGTTCATAAGGAGCATATGATGCACTGTTTACTTGGATCATGAATGTTTGCTCTctggtttagagggatgatgacctTATTAGAAACCTTTTTCTCCCTCAAGTTTTCTATTTCAAGATGATTGTTTTCCTCGAAAAAGCATTCTGTTTGTAAGGAGCATGTGATGCAATGACCACTTTGAATGTTAAAGTGAACAATTTTCAGTTGAATGTTGTGATGCAGTAATTGTGGTTAACCCACCAACTTTGCCACAATCTCTAACTCGGTGTCTTTGTGCTTCAACTTGTGATCCTTGCATTAGATTGAAATGGTTCCTCATAGCATATCCGTGGATGAAGAACTTGATCAAGCAGCACGAGAGGTTATGGTGAGCATGTTAGCTTTGCTTGGTGGTTCAATATTTGCTTTTTCTAAAACTTATCTGTTGAGCTTTTTGCATGTGCCTCCAGGAAAACATGAAAGCCGAGAATGATGATGGGATCTTGAACCCAGAATACTTGCAGCAATATGCTATTGTCAGCAAAGAAGGGGAGTTTGAGAAAGCTCTCCAAAATGGAGGGGT comes from Musa acuminata AAA Group cultivar baxijiao chromosome BXJ3-3, Cavendish_Baxijiao_AAA, whole genome shotgun sequence and encodes:
- the LOC103979673 gene encoding RNA cytidine acetyltransferase 1 is translated as MRKKVDDRIRTLIENGVKLRHRSMFLIVGDKSRDQIVNLHYMLTKAVVKSRPTVLWCYKDKLELSSHKKKRAKQIKKLMQRGLLDPEKVDPFSLFVESGNITYCLYKDSERILGNTFGMCILQDFEALTPNLLARTIETVEGGGLIILLLRSLSSLTSLYTMVMDVHERFRTESHSHAAARFNERFLLSIALCKACVIMDDELNILPISSHIRSIQSVSITEDPEGLSERERELKNLKDQFHDDFPVGPLIGKCCTMDQGKAVITFLDAILDKTLRSTVALIAARGRGKSAALGLAVAGAVAAGYSNIFVTAPSPENLKTLFEFVCKGINALEYKEHLHYDLVKSADPELKKATIQINIYKQHRQTIQYLRPHDHAKLSQVELLVVDEAAAIPLPIVKSLLGPYLVFLSSTVNGYEGTGRSLSLKLLQQLESQSQMPSQGADGNHSGRLFKKVELNESIRYASGDPIESWLNGLLCLDVASYIPNISRLPHPSECDLYYVNRDTLFSYHKESEIFLQRMMALYVASHYKNSPNDLQLMADAPSHHLFVLLGPVDESKNHLPDILCVIQVCLEGQISRKSAIKSLSEGRQPFGDQIPWKFCEQFQDNVFPTLSGARIVRIAVHPSALRLGYGSTAVDLLTRYYEGQLAHFAEEDAEQVEELKVRVTEAAEKVSLLEENIKPRANLPPLLVHLHERHPEKLHYIGVSFGLTLDLFRFWRKHKFFPFYVGQIPSAVTGEHTCMLLKPLNNDDVEVGESGEHGFLEPFYQDFRRRFLRLLGTTCHKFDYKLAMSVLASKINFAEQEHELTVMNGDLKPMNNLLSPHDMKRLEAYTNNCVDYHMILDLVPILAHQYFQGNIPVTLSPVQASVLFCIGLQNKDVGDIKEEMKLEREQILSLFIKVMKKLYNHLYNVVAREIDETLPRLKIEMVPHSISVDEELDQAAREVMENMKAENDDGILNPEYLQQYAIVSKEGEFEKALQNGGVKVSASGIVSVKSNRKKMGKLGASQETNKSKRKGKDGEKPKSNKKKRT